The Juglans microcarpa x Juglans regia isolate MS1-56 chromosome 8D, Jm3101_v1.0, whole genome shotgun sequence genomic sequence ATTGCTCTGGGCCTAAGTGGTGAAAGCCTTGGTCtaggggtatcactcccttcaaggtccaaggttcaacgcCTCATGAGTGCCAAAAATCCTTTAAGACCACACCCCTGGTGAAAAGTCAgcaatttaaccagttccgtgtagggaaacttctgaGGTACGTTACACAGGACAAGGGTTTACTCTGCAAGGGTGGGTCCGAAAGACCCTGCCTTGGAGTGGGGTTATGGAAGCATATCCGGAGAGGTTGGAGGCCTTTCTCTAGCCACACTAGACTATGTTTGGGGGATGGTAATAGTATCAGCTTCTAGTATGATGTCTGGATCAAAGATATGGCTCTTAAGAATTgcttttccctctcttttcagaattgcaCGGGAACAAGACGCTTTGGTGGCAGATTTGAGGGAAATTATTAATGGTTCACAACAGTGGAATGTCAGTTTCATTAGGGAGGCACATGATTGGGAGGTTGGTATCCTTGTTGATTTCTTTAACTTGTTATACAGCATGGGAGTTACCACAGTGGTGGAAAAGTTGCTTTGGTCGCTTTCCAGCAAAGGGAAATTTTATGTACGCTCTTTCTACGAGGTCCTCACTACTCAAACTAATAATCACTTTAattggaaaagcatttggaggagTAAAACACCTCCTAAGGCTGCTTTTTGTGCTTGGACTGCATCCTTAGGGAAGATTTTGACCattgataatttaagaaaatgtgGGTTTATCCttatggattggtgctatgTGCAGAAATAAAGGCAAAACagtggatcatttacttctacattgtgagtttgCAAGGGccatattgaattattttttcagcAAAATGGATTTAGCATGGTTATGCCGAGGAGTGTGATCGATCTATTAGCTAGTTGGAGAGGGATTAGGGGATACGCCTGATTACAGTTGCGTGGAAGATGACTCTCATTTGCCTactttggtgtatttggagtgaaACGAATGACCGAAATTTTGAGAATCGAGAGCACTCTTCGGAAGAGTTTCAGTGTTTTTCTGGAAGACTCTATTTATGTGGGCAATTgcaatagattttaatggtctcaactttcatgatttctttGTAACCGTTGCTAGTTCCTAACtaggtgtaatcacatgtatacttcatatgtacttaggctatgcctattttatatcaataaaatatcttattacttataaaaaattacatagtaTCAACCTGCAAATTTATCTCTTTATCTAGGATGATGTATGTCATCAAATGAGTTGCACAACACTTTATTACATAACAAAAACACTGGGAAAAAACCGGcacttattttttcaaatattgcaTGTAGGCAACTATGTACAATCACCAAGGGAAGAATATGATAATATCAATGGAGGAAAGCATATACTTAGGTTCTTGACAGATTAACAGGAGTCAGAACATATGATTGAACAAAGCTACCCACTCACAAAATATATTCTGAAATTTCATGCGGTAATTTTACCCAGCACTGAAAAACACTAACTCTATGTGAATGGATTCTTTAATGCCAAACACTAACTTTAAACTAAATGCCAGCATTTGTGCATGAGCGTGTGCGTGCAGACTAACTGGTTGTGTCAGACAACAGTTGTTTGTAAAGATAAAAAAGACAACACATTATTAATAAGTTCTTCAAACATATTTCTTTTACACACCTCATTGTATTTGGATTGCACCTTTGTGcttataataaaattcttactaataaaaaaaaagttcttcaAACATACCCTTATGCAGTCGCCTCTTACTAAATTTTCGGCTAGAAACAACCTTAGGAGCCTGTTGCCTTTCTGAATTTAAAAGGTCATCACACACGGCAACTGATTGCTTGATCTGATTTTCCAAAGAAGCCCTAATAAGCTGGTTTTTGCTCCTCTTGTAATAGCCCTCAGAGCCTGCTTGAACTTTACTGCCATTTTGTACAGACAGATCACAAGGGCTTGAGGTTGCAACCAGCTGATTTGATTTGCGCTTTACATATACTACCCTCCTTGTGTTAAAAGATGACACATTCCCGTCACTTAGCTCAGTTTGGCTTTCCAAGTTGTTTGATGTGCCAGTAAGATTTTCAGAAATTTCAGAAATCTTCAAAGAATCTTCAGCGGTCTTTGTCAGATTGTTAGCTTCTGTAAGTTTCATGGGATCTGATGTAGTTTCACAGCAAACACGATAAGGATGCTCCACCTGTGAGGAAGATGATTTATCCCCAGAAGAAACAGCATTTTGAGTAGGTAATTTGGCGCCATTGGGTAATGGAGGTGTCCCAGGCCTCTCAATAGGAGTATGCATTCCTGTTCTCAGAAGGTTCTGCGGGTCAGTATCATCAAACCTACCGTCAGACCCTGTACTCTTCCTCGACTCACCTGCAACTGAAGAGTTCGCCCGATATACAGATGAACTCAAACCATGAGAACCCTGGTGTTGTGCAGCAACTAGAGCAGGTTTTCTGACAAGACTGTTGCCTTTACGAATGTAAGAAGTACTTAGAGTCCTCCCATTATCTTCCACCAACTTCCTTCTGGGAGGAAAGGTATTTGAGAAAGGCTTATTTCCTGACAGAGGAGGAACAGAAGGATTACCAGTTCGATGCCAAGTTCGGGGCTTTCCAATATGGGTAGAAGAGGCTGTCTTCTTTgaattgtttgaaaaaaatgatgaatggCCTGGAAAAGTCTTAGGAAGGGAATGAATCAGCTGTGTCTTGCTTCCCATTAATTCTACACTCGTGAGATTTAGACTGTGAGATGTAAGTTTGGAATCTTGCGATGGTGATGGCACTGTCTTCCCCATTATTGAGTGGTCAATATCAGTTGCAAGGTTGAGCTTGGTGGACTGTGGAAATGAAGTATGAGCAGGTGCATTGGAACTGACTTCAACAACAGTTTTCTGATTAAATTTTTGGTCATCCCCACATACCTTCTCATTGGAAAGTTGGCCGGGTGGTGCTTTGCAATTTAACATGTGTATGCTCAGGACTTCAGCCGAGATTTCTGGAAGACCTATATCTGGAAGTGTTCCAGACACAGCATCCATAACTTCATCATTAGTGTTAGATGAAGAAACTCCAGCACCATCATCAGATAAAGCCAGATAGTTTGACCCTGGAGGTAAATCATCCTTCACAAGAAGATAATCAGATTCCATATCTGAATTGGAAAGTCTTTGATATAAGTCTGGGGACTGAGGTTCAGAAGTAACTTTGCACCGAGGCGTCTCACCATGAATCAGAACTTTATTTTGTGCATCATGTGCCTCCATTTTTTCTCCACCACTAGTGTCTATATCCATAAAGTCATTTTGATTAATGTTGTCGGCTTTAAATGGAGCACTATTTTCTTTCTGTTCACTACCAAACCCTGATGGACAAGGGGACCGTGCATTTGGATCCCCAGCATGTGAACAAGATTCAACACCTACATTGAAAAGTTTCAAATGATCATCTGATAAGACATCCCTTGTTGCACCCACAGCCTCAGCAAATCGTACCTCTGAAGTGTTCTCAATCAACACAGTGAAACCAGTACTACAAATATTGTTTATGCTAGACACTGCAACTTCCCTTCTTGTTGTGTTAGATCATCATTGCTCGTTAGGGACACTTCTGCACAACATGTGGAGGTGCCTGTGGATCCCTCATTGATCTCAGATACAGTTGGCCTAGACAATGCTGAATTAGAGACAGAAACCCCTCTCTTCTTTTTGTATCTGGGTGAAGTCTCAGTCAGAGAACCATGAACATCATTTTTTACTGTGAACTTAACTTCAGATAGCCCAGGTACTGAACTTTTTGCATGCAGCACACTGATGCCATCAGCACCAGGTAGTACGCCAACATCCAAACTTCCAACATCTGAAACTGCAACTTCCGCGGGACATGAACCCTTAACAGATAAATTTAAGGTTGTATTCGCTGGGGTTTCAGGGCTAACTACATCATTAACGGGCTCTACATTTATGTCAGTCAAATTTGAGAAATCTAACTGAGTCCTTGTATTTCTCCTCTTCTTAATCTTAAGTGTGTTACCCTCACAAGCTCTGACCAAAACCATGCCATTTAAAGATTCTTCTACTCCAAAATTCTCATGTGACACAGTAGCCCCACCTGGAGATGGATGCTTGCCAGCATTATTGATGGTCCCTCtgttgaaaacattattcttcttctcttctaaACTACCATGACCATTGTCTGAATTCCTGGTGGCATCTCTGCCATGGTTGGAGCATTCTGCATAAACAAGACCCTGGCAtatatcaatttcttctgaactCGACAAACCAAGTATCGCACTGCTTCCCACCAGTCcctcatgaatttcttctgcaGTACTATTTACAAATGATGTGTTGAACTGATTTGTACCGGGCTCTTTTTTAATCGCATCCTTGATGCCAATATCACAAACTGTACTATTCTCTTGTGACTTAACCATATCAGTTTCAAAACCCAATTTGCCATCTGTACCATGGGGTGAACTACACGAATTAGTTATATCCTCATGAATTTTGATTTCCTCTGAACTTAAAAAGGCAGAATTAACATTTTCATTAGTAAATTCTTTTTCTCGACCTTTCTCAGACAATAAAGGGAGTCCCTCATGATAAAACTGCCTGCTGACATTTTCCACACTACCAACGCcagaaaaatttatttcatttgatgGCTTACATAAATCATTGTCAGAATTTGAGATGCTTGGTGAACTCTGAACTGAAGTATCCACATTTACAGGACTCTCTTCAATTTTATTCTCTTCACGACTTGAAGAAACTAAAGGAGAAGTTGAATTGTTCAAATTTCTCTTGATGCTAGGTACACATATCCTACTAGAATCAATATTAATTCCACAATCATATGATACTGTGGACAATGAAGATATATCTGGCACGTCATTTTCAGGCAAAACATTTACGTTATCTGTACAAGGCTGCAAAAACACATTGGACCTTGAAGTCATACCTTCAGAAGTTCTTATCTGTTCCAAAGGTGTTGCATTTTTATCAGATCCAGAGGCAGCAGCTGGACTGTGAGTGGAGTCATCTGCTTTAAAGGGTTCATcaaacttttttgtttgttgtgagCTAGAAATACGAGATTGACGGTTTATAACTTTCTTCACAACTTTCTTTacaactttcttcttctttacaaCCTTGGGGCAGTTGTTTTACCACAGCCAACAACAGTACCATCTTTATGCGAAACCAGACCCTTAGGAGACCTTTCCACTGCACTCTTCCCTAGTGACACACTGGCTCCACTGGAACAAGGCTGTGAATTACCATCATGAACACTCCCAACAACAGAAGTCATTACTCTCTTTTCAAACTGCTTCGAGTCCTTTCTAGAAGTGGAAGCCTTATTAGCAATATCTGTGGAGCTATCCATATTGACAGCGCCCACATTGAGTTTACTCAGTCGGGAATTTGAACAATCTCCATCAGAGACTTTCCTAGTTTTTTCATTTCTAGGGGTCAAATCTGCATCAGAAACAACTGCTGAGCTAGACGGTGCCACAATTGCCTTGGCCACCAGTGAGTTAGATTTGAAAGAAACATCGAGCTCTACAGGGCTTCCCTGTCTCtcctgttcttcttcttcttccatcccATATCCCGAATTCATATATTGATCTCTACCTCTAAAGGAACCAGAGTTGGTTTTATCAAAATAACCAGAATAATGTGACCGCTCACTCTCTCTACTCCTGTGATTAGGTTTGGCCATCTGAATTCTCAGAAAAGCACTCTTCTTCTGTATTTGTTTCCTCGGGGTGTGATCATGATTATATTCATGACTACCCTCCCTGCTCCCTCTATTATGATTATATCTTGCAACGTCCAAACCGTAATATTCATGCTTCGTTGAACCAATGTGAACCCCTTCACCAATCTCATTGCTTCCCATCTCATACAAAAAATCACTTGCGTCTCTGGAGGCTTGTCTATCATGACCTCCATCACTTCTACCACTCCTATATGCCTCATTATCATGAACCGAGCCAAATCGGTAATCATAAACACCCGAGTTTGGTTCGATATCCCTTGAATTAGAAACAAATCCAAAATCACGAGAAGATGTATCAGAATTAGATAGAACATGACCTCGGCGATGATAATTTTCATCGCCACGACCCCAAACCAAGTTTTCATGTCTGTGGTTTGGATCAAACCCATCATCGTATTCTACTCTGAACCTGGAACTACCCTCTGAATCATGCCTAAACTGATCGGCCAGCCGATCAAACAAGCGCTGATGCTGATGCTGATGTGCGTCGTTTCGATCCAAAACGAGAGGCGGGTGGTAAGGCTTCTCAGTGGAGCGGTGGTGGGTATTGGGCAGAACCCTAGACGGGTCAGAGAAATCGGGGTGTGTGCTGTCTAATTCTGGCAACCGGTGACGAGGGCGGTCATCAATTCGGCGAACTTGGGTGAAATCCTGAACTGGGTGGGCATAAGTGGCGGAGGAGAAAGCGAATTGGGGCTGATTAGGGTTGTATTGTTTGTGGTGGTGGGGGTGGTGGTGTTGtgatggaggaggaggaggaggaggaggggggggagggagggatTGCTGGTAAGAACGAGGGAGAGTTGAAATATGAGGTAGAGGCGGCGGTGGCTGTGGCAGAGGCTGAGGCTGAGAAAGGTAGCGGTTGTGGTGGTGGGGATGGAAATTGGAGGTTTCGGGGAACTGAGGGTGAGGAGTGGAAGCAGAAGcagcaggaggaggaggaagaggaggatgaggatggGAAAGAGGAGCATACCTGGAGGAATGGTGGAGGAAGTGAGGATGAAGATCCATGGAGGCGGGCGGTTGTTCGTGGTCTTCTTTACTTCGATGCCGACGATTCCTTGCGTATGTGCGTGCGAACGAGTTCAAGAATTTTGACTACTCGCCGGTTCCTTGAGTTTATAAAAGATTTTGTGTCCAGTCAAAGCACTTCGGTTCGACGTGCCCACCTTTATCTATAAAGTCTTATCCAATGGCTATCAGCAGGCCACGTTATCGAGCAGTCTCAGACCGTTTCCTGCCGTATACAAACGTGatgcaattatttaaaaaaaaatgaataaaaatgaaatttatataaaaaataataataaatttttaataataaattttacttttttttaaagcgactgcATGATATTTGTACATTTCACAATTATATACAgcaatattcataaaaataaataacacttatcatcctcatatcacatattaatatataatttattatctttgtttctatttaaacacatatatttacaattaatatgtgtgtttaaatagaaagataaaattGATTAATCACATATCGATGTATAGTATAAGGGATAATAAGTAGaacgtttaaaaaaaatgctacttaGAAGTCATTTCACCTATAGCACACCAGATCTTGGAGAGCCATGTCACAGTTCGGTTGGGCCAAACACCCCTCTCCTGTTGCTTCTCTCTCCCATATGCTTCTCGTCTCTTTCATTATCAAAATGgctttttgaaataaaataaaataaaatctatcaaTCTAAACTCTCTGATCTTTATAGTTCTAGTTGCATATAATGAATTTTTGATTGtaattatttgatttatcaGCTTCACAAACATACACCATAGTAGAGGTGGTTGCTTGAGACTTTGTCATCCTCTTTTTTTCTATAGAGGAATTATCGAAGGAAAGCAGGTCCTCAAATAGATAGTGAGTGGTCTATTCATCACTAGATGGAACCTCATGGTAACTACAGTTATGTACATTGTGATAAATTTGGTAATCCCCCTTCGCATGCTGGAGGCAAACTGCTCATAGGGGACGATGTTGTTCATGGCGAGGAAGCATACACATTGTGGGGGTGGTGGAGAGAAGTATGATCCTTCTAGGCATGACCTTTTCTTAGATGATTCTTTGCACCTTAATCCCTCAAATACTAGGGCTACCCAGGTGGTCTAGAGGGCAGACGAGCATAGTACTTATATTCCCTGACACCCAAATTGTGCATATTTATTTGTACTTTGAAAATCCCTCTTAATATTCCTTGTGAAAATCAAACCCAAGCGTATTGGAAATGTGAAGGGAGTATGGTTTAGAAATAAAGTAGGAGATGCTAGAGGAGAAtgtgaaggaggaggagaaggaggagacactagaggagaagaagaaagtgtTCAACTGAGACAGGAGGAAAAGAGCTGACATTTGTAGTTTTGAGGGCAAAAATGGCAATTCATAATTGTTGACATGTAATGTGTGCGGTGAGCTCTTAAGTCAGCTTCCGAGTGGCatttttcatcaaaaaaaaaatcctccaaaaTTCAATGAAAAATGCTCTCATAAGCCAGTTTAAGAGCTCACATCACCACTCACCCTACATGTCAACAATTATGAATTGTCATTTTTGCCCTCAAAATCACAAACGACAACTCTTTTCCTCCTGTCTCAGCATGCCAAacactttcttcttctcctataACGTCTCGTTTCCCTCCAGTATCTCCTTCGCATTCTCCTTCAGTATCTCATTTTCCCATCTCCAGACCATACGCCTTTCACATTTCTAATATGCTTGGGTTTGATTTTCACAATGGATATTAAGAGGGattttcaaatacaaataaatatgcACAATTTGGGTGGCAGAGAATATAATACAGTGCTCGTTCATCCTCTAGACCACCTAAGTAGCACCAATACTTGAGGGATTAAGGTGCAAAGAAATATCTAAGAAAAGGTCATGCCTGGAAGGATCATACTTCTCTCCATCACCCCCACAATGTGTATGCTTTCTCACCATGAACATCATCGTCCACTGTAAACAGTTATGCCTTCAGCATGCACAGAAGAATCACCAAATTTACCACAATGAAGATAATTGTAGTCACCATTatgataccctatatgataaagataagagtaggtggtgtataggatctcatattgtttgggaatgagaagttcttgctctttataaggttctaatagaactccaattgtatcattgactaatcattttggagtataggccatgtggtttgggccttccattggagcgttacaaatggtatcagaatctatctcaaccagaaatgtgaaACTTGAGCCATACCACCTACGACGAACTGGCCCGACGAGAACGCCAGGAATTTAAAGGAGATAGATTGTGATACACCATATGATAAGAATAGGGGTAGGTGATATATGGGGCCCTGCTGCCCACCCTTACTACCAATCCAGCATTTCATGCCCCAATAAAACAGATCGAAATCACTTCGTCTTTTCCAAATAGCTGCTCATGAAGTACCTATCCATAAAAGACCGGTTTGTAGATGTCCTTACAAAACCTTTACATTCTCCTTGTTTTGTCCTGCTATGGTATCAGAACCCCTATGAAAGTGGGCCCGGGCCATGCCTCGACATTGCCCTTGACATGCCAAGAAAGCCTTTTGACACTGTCATTGACACGCCAAGACAGCCCCTGACATGCCAGTGACATGCCAAGGCAAGCCCTTGACACTGTTGGTGACATGCTAGAACAACCTCATTGACACACCCAAGACAGTCCGGCAAGCATGCCACGACACTAGCCTTAACATGCCCTTAATAGCCCCCAGCGCCCAGCAGGCATACCCAGGGCATGGCATGCCCTTGACAACCCCCAGCAGAGAGCAGCAATAACCCAttgaggttagtggcatgcctcagCAAGCATGTCGTCCAGCGCACGACTCCAGCTTGTGCCTTGCaggcgaggttagtggcatgcccaccagacATGTCATCCAGCACATGGCATCAGCTCGTGACTTGCAGCATCAACACCCAGGCCACCTGCCAGGGCCATACAAAGTCGAAGTCCAGGCCacctgcctgggccatgcagcatCAACACACGGTACCATGTCATGCCCATCAACATCAGCGCACGACACCATGTCGTGTACACCAGCAAGCCCACGCATGGCACCATGCCATGCCCATTAGGGATAGCCCCGCTACCCACCCCGCTTCCGCTCCACCCCTGTTTAACAGGGCATAGCCCCTCGTCCATCAGAAGCGGAGGGCGGATGGCCCTACCTACATCTGACCCCCAAGACGGGGGCGAGATAGGGGCGACCCCCACCCCGCCCCACCccgcttatatatataattatctatatataagtatgtatatatatatataaaaggcaTGAAACATCGTCGTTTcatgttgggttttttttttaaatatacaaataacGAAACGACGTCATTTCGTCAATGaaaaaacggcgtcgtttcattaTTTGTTTAGAATCCCCCCTCCCCCGCGACATTACCCTAcccagaatctctctctctctctctctctctctctccgctcGGTCGCTTACTCTTTGCAATCTACATCTCCATCACCGTCACTGTCACTGTAGCCGTCGTCGTAGCCTTCCATAACTCTGTCTTCATCTCCGTCGCCGAATGTATGAAACCCGAAATCTACTTTAATTTTTcgtgatatttattttatggaatggagattggaggaaggatggggtttaatcggagatggaggatgagattttgtgaattgtgtgctgtgtgctgtggagacttgattgtgcatgtaGTTTAAATGATTGATGAACAATATGTACTGTATAGTCGTGTGTGAATCTATCCGTGACTCCTTggtttaatttttcattttttttaaatatgctaaaataatttaggggtttcaaatattgaaatccctaaattaatttagggtttcggactagggttccaatccgaaaccctaaattattttagggttttgattcaCCCTAAAATATGGGAAACATAAATATTTCCGAGGCTCTAACGTTTttaaatgactattttttttattttataaatgaaaaatgttattatcaGAATATAGTATAAAAGCTAAATGATTTAAGGATGATGAAAAATATCGTATTACTTTATATAGACAGATGAAATTGAGATATTAGAGTCTTTTAGaggttttatttaaatttaaattccaaattagaaaaacatcaaacaattgtaattgagtatttttttatatactttcacatttttatatgtttatgtaaaaattctttacaacttttatacCCCTTCGTGGCTAGCTAGTCCATATAGAAAGCTATGAGAATTAACCGTAGAGTATCCAAACAGATACATGGTGGGCAAGCATTTGgcattagattattattttttattacttatatttctctaatgttttttttattttttaaatactttttatttttattttgataatgtCCAATAGCATACAATAATGATATTCATTTTCATCAATTGAATCCAACTAAGGGTgtaaacattttcattttttttatatttgatgtttgatcattgatgtttgattttccaactttcaatatatatgttaatacttggatgttaattgtttgactataatttcagattttttgtttgcttgaattcatggatatgccagcagattctagtgcaaaCTCTCATTTCCATGCTCAGGGTACCCCTACCCCTATCCATactcctacttctactcctacccctacccctggCCCAACACCTACTCCTACGGCACTTTGCCCTGTCcccaagcccagcaagaaaccTACTTTCATAGTTTGGGCTCATTTCACCAAATTAGAGGGTAGTGACCCCTATAACCCCCAAGCTAAGTATAACCATTGcagaaaaatttatggatgctACTATAAGAAatatggcacctcacaattaaaggtgcacttagaagagcaatgtaaaaaaagtttaatattaagatcattacaagagaagagCTAATCTAAACTAGAAATTGAACttcaaaaaatggcggatgggactagtgggggtgcaactttgagggggtatactaagtatgattcTGATGAGTATAGAAGACACCTAActcgtatggtcatcatgagcaagctaccttttcaagttgttgatgggaaagggttccaaaaGTATTCTTGCTACTTTGAACCAATGTTTAATATTTCTTCTCGTCACATGGTggcaaatgatgtaaaaaaatatttttggtctgaaaaaaaagaagttgaggGGTGAATTGGCgggtcaatttgtttgtcttACCACTGATACTTGAACATCAATCCAAAATTTTGGCCATCCATGTTAGCACCATAACTttagagtcggcctttagcactgGAGGGCTTGTATTGAATTCATTTTGAAGTTCATTAGCTCttaccactgtggaggctttgatttacacgcagaattggatcaagggaattCCAATTCATGTTttggatg encodes the following:
- the LOC121243162 gene encoding uncharacterized protein LOC121243162; this translates as MDLHPHFLHHSSRYAPLSHPHPPLPPPPAASASTPHPQFPETSNFHPHHHNRYLSQPQPLPQPPPPLPHISTLPRSYQQSLPPPPPPPPPPPSQHHHPHHHKQYNPNQPQFAFSSATYAHPVQDFTQVRRIDDRPRHRLPELDSTHPDFSDPSRVLPNTHHRSTEKPYHPPLVLDRNDAHQHQHQRLFDRLADQFRHDSEGSSRFRVEYDDGFDPNHRHENLVWGRGDENYHRRGHVLSNSDTSSRDFGFVSNSRDIEPNSGVYDYRFGSVHDNEAYRSGRSDGGHDRQASRDASDFLYEMGSNEIGEGVHIGSTKHEYYGLDVARYNHNRGSREGSHEYNHDHTPRKQIQKKSAFLRIQMAKPNHRSRESERSHYSGYFDKTNSGSFRGRDQYMNSGYGMEEEEEQERQGSPVELDVSFKSNSLVAKAIVAPSSSAVVSDADLTPRNEKTRKVSDGDCSNSRLSKLNVGAVNMDSSTDIANKASTSRKDSKQFEKRVMTSVVGSVHDGNSQPCSSGASVSLGKSAVERSPKGLVSHKDGTVVGCGKTTAPRLYDSTHSPAAASGSDKNATPLEQIRTSEGMTSRSNVFLQPCTDNVNVLPENDVPDISSLSTVSYDCGINIDSSRICVPSIKRNLNNSTSPLVSSSREENKIEESPVNVDTSVQSSPSISNSDNDLCKPSNEINFSGVGSVENVSRQFYHEGLPLLSEKGREKEFTNENVNSAFLSSEEIKIHEDITNSCSSPHGTDGKLGFETDMVKSQENSTVCDIGIKDAIKKEPGTNQFNTSFVNSTAEEIHEGLVGSSAILGLSSSEEIDICQGLVYAECSNHGRDATRNSDNGHGSLEEKKNNVFNRGTINNAGKHPSPGGATVSHENFGVEESLNGMVLVRACEGNTLKIKKRRNTRTQLDFSNLTDINVEPVNDVVSPETPANTTLNLSVKGSCPAEVAVSDVGSLDVGVLPGADGISVLHAKSSVPGLSEVKFTVKNDVHGSLTETSPRYKKKRGVSVSNSALSRPTVSEINEGSTANTTRREVAVSSINNICSTGFTVLIENTSEVRFAEAVGATRDVLSDDHLKLFNVGVESCSHAGDPNARSPCPSGFGSEQKENSAPFKADNINQNDFMDIDTSGGEKMEAHDAQNKVLIHGETPRCKVTSEPQSPDLYQRLSNSDMESDYLLVKDDLPPGSNYLALSDDGAGVSSSNTNDEVMDAVSGTLPDIGLPEISAEVLSIHMLNCKAPPGQLSNEKVCGDDQKFNQKTVVEVSSNAPAHTSFPQSTKLNLATDIDHSIMGKTVPSPSQDSKLTSHSLNLTSVELMGSKTQLIHSLPKTFPGHSSFFSNNSKKTASSTHIGKPRTWHRTGNPSVPPLSGNKPFSNTFPPRRKLVEDNGRTLSTSYIRKGNSLVRKPALVAAQHQGSHGLSSSVYRANSSVAGESRKSTGSDGRFDDTDPQNLLRTGMHTPIERPGTPPLPNGAKLPTQNAVSSGDKSSSSQVEHPYRVCCETTSDPMKLTEANNLTKTAEDSLKISEISENLTGTSNNLESQTELSDGNVSSFNTRRVVYVKRKSNQLVATSSPCDLSVQNGSKVQAGSEGYYKRSKNQLIRASLENQIKQSVAVCDDLLNSERQQAPKVVSSRKFSKRRLHKVVAKTCKPMKSSLVWTLRGMQSSKDERDSLHHQKVLPHLFPWKRGTYWRNFMHDQIPISNNSSLSTISRKLLLLRRRDTVYTRSINGFSLRKFKVLSVGGSSLKWSKSIEKNSKKANEEATLAVAAVERKKREQNGAARSSSRTKNRNHSSRERIFRIGSVRYKMDPTKQTLQRISDDECTGSTAAPSEKNAKKSYIPRRLVIDNDEYVRIGNGNQLIRDPKKRTRKLASEKVKWSLHTARLRLARKRKYCQFFTRFGKCNKDDGKCPYIHDSSKIAVCTKFLNGLCSNPNCKLTHKVIPERMPDCSYFLQGLCNNRSCPYRHVNVNPKASTCEGFLRGYCADGNECRKKHSYVCPVFEATGTCPQGSKCKLHHPKNRSKGKKRKRVGAQKNARGRYFGSMHIKASEPGTTVFEKNSSQNNEDILLEGKFADYIGLDVSDEEVGESNDPASEQTFCDSDLSDLQFDDLDQLIKPVRIMNNKFKLDD